The nucleotide window ATCATGCAACAAGCGGACGTTCCCATCGTCCCCGGCACGACTGACCCTGTCGAGGAGCCCGAGGAAGTCGTCGAGTTCGGCGAGGACAACGGCTGGCCCGTCGCCATCAAGGCCGAAGGTGGCGGCGGCGGCCGCGGCATGAAAGTCGTCCGCGACCCCGATGAAGCAGAGGACCAGCTCGAAAGTGCCAAACGCGAGGGTGAGGCTTACTTCGACAATGATTCCGTCTACCTCGAGCGCTACCTCGAAAATCCCCGCCACATCGAGGTCCAGATCCTCGCCGACCACCACGGCAACGTCCGCCACCTCGGCGAACGCGACTGTTCACTCCAGCGCCGCCACCAGAAAGTCATCGAGGAAGGCCCTTCGCCCGCACTCACTGACGACCTCCGGGAAGAGATCGGCGAAGCCGCCCGCCGCGGCGTCCGCGAAGCCAATTACTACAACGCCGGGACTGTCGAGTTCCTCGTCGAGGACCGCGACCGCGAGGACGGCGAACTCCTCGACGTCGGCGACGACTTCTACTTCCTCGAAGTCAACACCCGCATCCAGGTCGAACACTGTGTCACCGAACAGATCACCGGCATCGACATCGTCAAATGGCAACTCCGGGTCGCCCAGGACGAGGAGGTCACCTTCGCCCAAGACGACGTCGAGATCGACGGCCACGCCATGGAGTTCCGGATCAACGCCGAGAACGCCGCCGACGACTTCGCGCCGGCGACGGGTGGGACCTTAGAAACATATGATCCCCCAGGGGGCGTCGGAGTCCGCATGGACGACGCCCTCCGGCAGGGCGACGACCTCGTGACCGACTACGACTCGATGATCGCCAAACTCATCGTCGACGGCGAGGACCGTCAGGAGGTCATCGAGCGGGGCAAACGCGCGCTCGCGGAGTACGAGATCGAGGGCATCCACACGATCATCCCGTTCCACCGGCTGATGCTCGAGGACGATGCCTTCGTCGCCGGCCACCATACCACGAAATATCTCGACGAGGAACTCGACCCCGAGCGCATCGACGAAGCGCAGGAACGGTGGGGGAAAGAAATCGAGTCGGCGGCCGAGGACGACGAAGAGGTCACCGAGCGCATCTTCACCGTCGAGGTCAACGGCAAACGCTTCGAGGTCGACCTCGAAGAGCGCGGGGCGCCCGCGCTCGACCTCGGCACCGTCGACACCAGCGGCGGGGGCGGTGGCGGCCAGCGCCCGGACCGGGCCGGCCCCGACTCCGGCGAGAGTGGCGGCGGGGGCGGCGGCGGTGGGTCCACGGCGACCGCCGCCGGCCAGCAGGTCACCGCGGAGATGCAGGGCACCGTCTTGGACGTGAACGTCGCCGAAGGCGACGGGGTCGAGGCGGGCGACGTCCTGCTGGTGCTCGAAGCGATGAAGATGGAAAACGACATCGTCGCCGAATCCGGCGGCACCGTCACCGAAGTGGCCGTCGGCCCCGACCAGAGCGTCGACATGGGCGACCCGCTCGTCATTATCGATTAGACTGGACGACCAGAAGGAGGTTCACCTCCCACACCGTCGAAGCAGCAGGAGAGGTCTTCGGATAAGAGAGCTATACACTTCGAAACGGACACTCTCTGTAGGCTGGTCGGATGGTCCTGCGACCGGGGATAACCATAGATTTATATTTTGTGGGGGGACAGTGAGTCGCATGCGATCCGCTGGCAAGAGCCACGAGCCGGTAACGATGGAGTTTGACGACCGCCCGCTCAGTGAGCAGACGATGAACAGCATTCTCGAGAATCGTGCAACACACCTCGGGGACGCGCCGTTCATTCGGTACGGTCCTGAGGAACGGGATGTCTCATTCGCTGAAATGGATGAGACAGCGAATGCGATCGGAAACTCCCTCCTCGACCTAGACATCGCGCATCAAGCGAAAATTTCGGTCATGGTCCGCCACCCGCTCCAAACGCTGTTTGCGATGTTTGGAATCCACAAAGCTGGTGGTGTGTATTGTCCGATCAACTTTGAGTACAAGGGTGATGCACTCTCATACCAGCTCAACGATACGAACCCCGAGGTGCTGATCATCGAGGACCAGTATGTAGAGCGGCTGAATAATATCGCTGATGACCTCACAACGGACCCGGAGATCGTCGTCTATGAGACCGATCACCCAAGCAGCCAGCTGGATGCCTCGTTTGAGTCACGGACGTTCCAGTCGATGACCACCGGCGACAAAACGTCCCCAGAAGTGGACCTGACCTGGGATGATGAGGCCAGCATCATCTATACCTCCGGGACGACAGGGCGCCCGAAGGGCGTGGTCTTGCCGCACCGCTGGATCTTTGCGAACTACACCTTCATCTTCAGTCAGACACTGAACGAGGAGGATGTGGTCCACACGTCGCTCCCGCTATACCACGTTGGTGGCGTCTATGCTGATATCACGTCAGCGCTGGTCGCCGGCTCGAGCGTCGGCCTTTGGGACCGGTTCAGCCCTGACTCGTTCTGGGATCGCATCGAGAAGTACGGTGCAACAAGCGTGACATTCATCTCGGTGATGTGGACCTGGCTCGTGAAACAAGAAGAGCAAGAAGACGATCACCGGAACACGATCAACAAAGTGAGCGTGATCCCGCTGCCAGACAACCATGCTGAAATCGCGAAGCGGTTCTCATTTGACTTCGTGTTAGCGGGCTTCGGCCAGACGGAGTCAGGGATCCCCGTCGGAGGCTTCATTCACACCGCACAAGGGGAACATGCGACGCCGGCGGACTTACGGAAGGGAATGCGACCCGACGAGGTGATTAGCCAGTGTGAACAGCTTGGTGTCCCGGTGGTCGATGAAGCTCCGGGTGGGCGATACATGTCGAAGCCGATGGACCGGTATATGGAAGCGACCGTCCTGGACGACCACGATGAGCGCCTCCCCCCGGGCGAAGTGGGGGAATTCGCAGTCCGGTCCAAAATGCCCGGTATCCTGATGAAAGAGTACTATAACAAACCCGGAAAGACGGTGGATGCCTGGCAAAACCTTTGGTTCCACACAGGAGACGCCGCGTATCGAGATGAGAATGACAATTTCTACTTCGTCGATCGTATTGGCGACGTCATTAGGCGGCGTGGTGAGAATATCTCCTCAATCCAAGTGCAGGATGCAGTCACGGCATACGACCTCGTCAATGAAGCGGCCGTGTTCCCGGTCCCTGCCGAAGAGGGGGGCGAGGACGCGATCGCAGTCGCAATCGAGACCGACCGGAAAGACGAATTCTCCGAACAAGGACTGCGCGACCACCTTGCTGACCGATTGCCGGAGTTTATGCACCCAGACCACGTCAAGGTCATAGACGAGATCCCGACCACGGAGACGAACAAGCGGGAAAAATACAAACTCCGGGAGCAGTTCTGACGGCCGCCCCTATTGAACCTACATCATGACCAAGGATTCGACTCACCCCAAGATCGAGGACCGGCGCGAGCTAGATACAGACGCACTGTTGGAACGGGTCCAAGCCGCCAAACGCGACATCACAGACGAGGCGCGTCCAAAGCAAGTCAAAAAACAACACGAGAACGGAAAACTCACCGCCCGGGAACGCCTCGAGTACCTGTTCGATGGTGGCACATACATGGAATTCGGGCAGCTCGCTGCTCCGCATCCCGCAACACCGGAAATCCATGACTGGGAGCGTGAGGATGCTCCAGCTGATGGGGTCGTAACGGGGATTGGTGACGTCGACGGGCGACCTGTTGGTGCTGGGGCGATGGATTTCACCGTCAAAGGCGGTTCATTGGGACATACCGGTGCCTACAAAATACGACGAATCGCAGAACTGGCCTCCAGACGCGGCTTCCCGTTTGTACTCTTACACGACAGCGGCGGACACAGGATCCAGGAAGGCCTCGACGCGCGACCATACGCCTACGGCGATCCAACAGGACCAACTGGAATCTTCACCCTCCAGTCGAAACTGTCTGGGTGGGTCCCGCAGATCTCCGCCATGATGGGACCGGGATTCGCGGCGTCGACAAACTATGCAGCAACATCTGATTTTGTCCCAATGGTCGAGGGAACGTCGACGATGGGTGTCGCCGGCCCGGCGCTCGTCGAGGCAGCATTGGGCGTGGATCTCACCAAAGAGGAGATCGGCGGCGCGCGGTTCCAGACCGTTGAAACCGGGATGGCCGACCGGATGTTGGAGGATGACAAGGCCTGTCTCGATGCGATCAAGACGTTTCTCTCGTATTTCCCGTCAAATGCCAATGAACAGCCACCCGTGCAGAGCACGTACACCGCTCCAACCGAGGAAGAACGCGAGAATCTGTTGGAAACCATCCCCACAAACACAAAGAAGGGATACGATATCTACGAGATCGTCGCGGGGATCATCGACCGGAAATCCTTCTTCGAACTCAAGCCAGAGTATGCGCGCAACATCGTGACGGGCTTCGCGCGGTTGGAAGGACAGCCCGTTGGAGTGCTCGCTAACAACCCGCGGATCATGTCCGGGACGTTCGACGTGCCTGCCTGCGACAAGGCAGCGCATTTCATCAGCATGTGTGACGCATTCGACCTGCCACTGGTGTTCCTCATGGACGCACCCGGCGTGTTACCTGGCCCAGATTCGGAGCGACAAGGGATCGCTCGCCACTCGGGAAAAGTCCTATTCGAAGTCAATCGCGCAACGGTACCGAAACTGAGCATCGCCCTCCGGCGGGGGTACGGATTCGGGTATGTCCTCATGGCCGGCGGCCGGTCAACATACAATGATTTAACGGCCGTCTGGCCAACCGCCGAGATTGCAGCGATGGGGATCGAGGGCGCCGTCGACATCGCCTACCGACGGGAAGTCGAGGCCGCTGACGATCCCGAGCAAAAACGCGAGGAGCTCATCCAGAAATTCATCAACCGAACCGGGGCAATCCGAGCCGTCGAGCACTTTGGGGTCGACGCTGCCCTCGACCCGCGAAACACTCGGGACTGGCTGCTGCAAGCGCTCCGATACTCCAAAGCAGACTACTCGGAAACGTGGCCACCGAAGAAACACGATATCAACCCGATCTGACAAGGCAGTCGGTGATCATTGACCACGGGTTGGAGACAGGGGTCACTGGATGAAAGCCGTTTCGAGAACGGTGGCTGCCCGGGGGATACCCCCGGGAAGCGGCGGGATAGTAACCGATCGTCCAAACGGCTGGCGTCAGTGGACAAGTCAACGGGCTGGATTGGTAGTGACGTAACCGGACGATCGGCATATGGACTGACTTCCAATCATTACTTAAAGGTTTTGTTATTCCATGCCTCATCTGCGTGGAGGTCGGAGCAGCCGGAATGAGCCATGT belongs to Salinirussus salinus and includes:
- a CDS encoding ATP-binding protein gives rise to the protein IMQQADVPIVPGTTDPVEEPEEVVEFGEDNGWPVAIKAEGGGGGRGMKVVRDPDEAEDQLESAKREGEAYFDNDSVYLERYLENPRHIEVQILADHHGNVRHLGERDCSLQRRHQKVIEEGPSPALTDDLREEIGEAARRGVREANYYNAGTVEFLVEDRDREDGELLDVGDDFYFLEVNTRIQVEHCVTEQITGIDIVKWQLRVAQDEEVTFAQDDVEIDGHAMEFRINAENAADDFAPATGGTLETYDPPGGVGVRMDDALRQGDDLVTDYDSMIAKLIVDGEDRQEVIERGKRALAEYEIEGIHTIIPFHRLMLEDDAFVAGHHTTKYLDEELDPERIDEAQERWGKEIESAAEDDEEVTERIFTVEVNGKRFEVDLEERGAPALDLGTVDTSGGGGGGQRPDRAGPDSGESGGGGGGGGSTATAAGQQVTAEMQGTVLDVNVAEGDGVEAGDVLLVLEAMKMENDIVAESGGTVTEVAVGPDQSVDMGDPLVIID
- a CDS encoding class I adenylate-forming enzyme family protein produces the protein MRSAGKSHEPVTMEFDDRPLSEQTMNSILENRATHLGDAPFIRYGPEERDVSFAEMDETANAIGNSLLDLDIAHQAKISVMVRHPLQTLFAMFGIHKAGGVYCPINFEYKGDALSYQLNDTNPEVLIIEDQYVERLNNIADDLTTDPEIVVYETDHPSSQLDASFESRTFQSMTTGDKTSPEVDLTWDDEASIIYTSGTTGRPKGVVLPHRWIFANYTFIFSQTLNEEDVVHTSLPLYHVGGVYADITSALVAGSSVGLWDRFSPDSFWDRIEKYGATSVTFISVMWTWLVKQEEQEDDHRNTINKVSVIPLPDNHAEIAKRFSFDFVLAGFGQTESGIPVGGFIHTAQGEHATPADLRKGMRPDEVISQCEQLGVPVVDEAPGGRYMSKPMDRYMEATVLDDHDERLPPGEVGEFAVRSKMPGILMKEYYNKPGKTVDAWQNLWFHTGDAAYRDENDNFYFVDRIGDVIRRRGENISSIQVQDAVTAYDLVNEAAVFPVPAEEGGEDAIAVAIETDRKDEFSEQGLRDHLADRLPEFMHPDHVKVIDEIPTTETNKREKYKLREQF
- a CDS encoding acyl-CoA carboxylase subunit beta — encoded protein: MTKDSTHPKIEDRRELDTDALLERVQAAKRDITDEARPKQVKKQHENGKLTARERLEYLFDGGTYMEFGQLAAPHPATPEIHDWEREDAPADGVVTGIGDVDGRPVGAGAMDFTVKGGSLGHTGAYKIRRIAELASRRGFPFVLLHDSGGHRIQEGLDARPYAYGDPTGPTGIFTLQSKLSGWVPQISAMMGPGFAASTNYAATSDFVPMVEGTSTMGVAGPALVEAALGVDLTKEEIGGARFQTVETGMADRMLEDDKACLDAIKTFLSYFPSNANEQPPVQSTYTAPTEEERENLLETIPTNTKKGYDIYEIVAGIIDRKSFFELKPEYARNIVTGFARLEGQPVGVLANNPRIMSGTFDVPACDKAAHFISMCDAFDLPLVFLMDAPGVLPGPDSERQGIARHSGKVLFEVNRATVPKLSIALRRGYGFGYVLMAGGRSTYNDLTAVWPTAEIAAMGIEGAVDIAYRREVEAADDPEQKREELIQKFINRTGAIRAVEHFGVDAALDPRNTRDWLLQALRYSKADYSETWPPKKHDINPI